Below is a window of Ornithodoros turicata isolate Travis chromosome 7, ASM3712646v1, whole genome shotgun sequence DNA.
CCCTGTCCATTATCGTtagtttgagtaaattagacacgctcttcacattggtggggtaaaaaaggtACTTGGCAAAATCCCGGCTTCAGTTCGCcaaaatttgcataattaaacttacgttacacgacattcacatcaggaggtggcaaaaacctatagtaagaacaaatgccgttgaccgcatgattctaggcggtgtagtttttttttttaattataattcaatgacacgttttctgggacacgtACCTGTATATCTTTCGTTCACATCATAAAATGTAACCGCTCTTCCCTCCCTCGTTGAAAGTGGGAGGCGTTAATTGGCAGAAAAAAGGGCCCTCCTCAAACCAGTAGCGATAAGCGTGCTATGCGCCCAAGTCTAGACGTCCAGGTAATTATTCTTCTATACGTGTCGTGATGCTTTGTTAAAAAGTCTTAGATAATGAGACGGAAAACCGAATGAAAGCCTATTTCCAACGCTGAACATTTTCTAACTTCTGAGATATCGGTAGCACGCACTCTATTTGTCTAGTCCATCATAATTTGTCTCCCTCACACACAAAGGGAAATTGGTCAGTGGCAGTGCTATACGGAACTAATGTAGAAATTAATACATCCCTATGAGCCAGGATGAGTAGTGAGACATAGGAGAAATTAACTATCTAAAATGAGTATATGTAGTGACATGTGTGTAATGACACCGGGAGCGTGAAAGGAACCCTAACCGGAAGTCATGCAAAGATAGAGATGCCGGTAAAGAGCACAACTATAAACTAAATTCAAGTGAAAACCACCGGGACCCACCGTCCCGCGTGAATTCTGATCAAAAAGTGCAAACAAAACGGCGCTGAAGGAGATTGGATTCCCATTATTCCCACGCTCAGGGGACGTCATCTATCTGACCGGTGGAGTAGACATCCTGATACATGAGCCACACCTCAGCGTGTCGGATGCTTCAGTTGCCAAGAAAATGATAGGTACTCGTATACagggaacccaagcagcacaatgtactgaaagtcgagtgcaataggggtggacgggtaggtggaagaccttgaacagagtcttgaaactaaggaacattgataagacacataccgtccacccctattgcactcgactttcagtgcattgtgctgcttgggaagggaGAACGTTGACGATGAGCTAGTTCGAGGAACCGGCTGTATCTTTCACGAATGACATGACTAATCAGAGGCAAATCGTCCATTACCTCGCTGAACATAGACATTCTTCCCATGGAGAGCCACAAGGGCCATTcgccatcttcttcttcttcagccacaaaggCCATCTTTTTACAATTTTACTATAATTTTACCATTTTACTATTACCATACCATTACCATACATTACCATTTTACCATATTACTATAATTTTACCATTTTACCATAATTTTACAACGtacctcttcttcttcctcgcaGAACCTTCGTTGAAGCCACAGCCTGGAGCCAAATCTCGCGTAGTCCGATCAAGCTACATCGAGGTTCCCTTGCGGCCGCCAGACTTCCAATATTCCTCACAAAGAAACCTTCCGTTCGGACCGCGGAGACACCGTTTCATGCACTTCGGCAAAAGAGAATACCTTCCTCCCTTTCCCCTACATGTGTTCACACCAGACCCCTTCGAACTGGGTCTCATTGCGGAAGAGGACTTGAGTTCACTACCACGAacagacgacgacgaagaaCAGGTGGGCTCAGACTACAACGAGATCGAGCCCGGAGTCGACAAACGTGGCCGTGACGATACAAACAGATTTATTCACTTCGGCAAGAGAGTGTTGTACGAATATAACGACGACGGGCGAATGAAAAGGAGCGTCGACGACGTTTCGAGTGAGGAGACCAAAAGGGCCGGGAATAAAATTATGCATTTCGGAAAAAGGCCGTCCGAAGATGACATGTTCGACGAAGACTGGTTGGACGACGCTGAAGAGAAGAGGAATAGAATTATGCATTTCGGCAAGAGGGCCGTCGACTACTACAAGAAGAGGAATCCCAACAGAATTATGCATTTTGGAAAGAGGTCACCAATACCGTACAACAAGAAGGCCAACAAAATTATGCATTTCGGCAAGCGGGATCCCGAGACGGTGTCCCTTGAAAGCGCCTTCGACGACTTGGTCAAGCGGGCACCGAACCGAATGATGCACTTCGGGAAAAGGACGGAAGACGGGGTTCTTAAACGGGCACCCAACAAGATCATGCACTTCGGCAAAAGGATGttcgacgacgatgacgacccTATCAAACGCGCTTCTCATCGCATCATGCACTTCGGCAAAAGGATGTTCGACGACGATGAAGACCCTATCAAACGTGCTTCTCATCGCATCATGCACTTCGGCAAAAGGATGttcgacgacgatgacgacccTATGAAACGTGCTTCTCATCGCATCATGCACTTCGGCAAAAGAACCTTCGACGATGAAGACCCTATGAAACGTGCTTCTCACAGAATCATGCATTTCGGCAAACGACTACTAGACGAAGACCCCGACAAACGTGCCTCTCACCGCATCATGCACTTCGGCAAAAGGACGTTCGACGATGAAGACCTGATGAAACGTGCCCCTCACCGGATCATGCACTTCGGCAAAAGAACGTACGACGAAGAAGACCCAGTGAAACGTTCCTCCGATGGAGTCATGGATTTCGGCATGGGAACCTTGAACGAGGACAACTCAGAAAAGCGAGCTTCCCACAAGATCATGCACTTCGGCAAAAGACAGGACGACGAGGCGACGGTGCAACGAAGAAAGAGGTCCGTGGAGGATGAAGCCACGCTACAAAGGATGGTGAGCGAGCTGATTGGCTTCGACAAGCGGCAACCAGGAGGCATCCTATCGCCCCCCTTGCAGCTGCCCCACGCGTACGTGGCAGCGCATGTGTACCGGTCCGCCATTCCGCGCATGCTCAGCCGGCCAAGCCGGAGCGAcaggttttttcccgccttgcTCGGACACGACGCGAGTCGCCCCAGGGCTCAAACACGGAATGTGTTCCTGCACTTCGGCTAAGGCCACAGCCTCGGCTGAGCCGTGGCATTCCTCCTCCTTTCCTCTGCATTTGCAACGACCCCCGTCCAGAACGGACGTCCACTGGGGTTTATCCGAAATCCTCCTTAGCTACTACGTCCGTCTCCAGCGATGCAGGGATATATAGTTATCGTCTATGGGACGCAGCAGGGACGTACAAAGGCTTGCTTGGAGatgcctcctttccctctaaTAAGTGCTGTCACGTCTAATCTGCGCAGCGCGCGTACCTCGGACGCAAAGACGAGGTACATATAATCTATTTATTTTTAGCGACGCTGACGCAGTACGAACGTCAAAGAACACCTTATGGACGCGTAGATGGAAGTTATGCGTTGGAATCTGCGGAAGAATCTCCAAAATCCTGTGCATGGTGTAGTTACCAATACATTACAGATGTCT
It encodes the following:
- the LOC135400132 gene encoding uncharacterized protein LOC135400132 is translated as MKAAILMWIFCGWLGCPMCFGQEPSLKPQPGAKSRVVRSSYIEVPLRPPDFQYSSQRNLPFGPRRHRFMHFGKREYLPPFPLHVFTPDPFELGLIAEEDLSSLPRTDDDEEQVGSDYNEIEPGVDKRGRDDTNRFIHFGKRVLYEYNDDGRMKRSVDDVSSEETKRAGNKIMHFGKRPSEDDMFDEDWLDDAEEKRNRIMHFGKRAVDYYKKRNPNRIMHFGKRSPIPYNKKANKIMHFGKRDPETVSLESAFDDLVKRAPNRMMHFGKRTEDGVLKRAPNKIMHFGKRMFDDDDDPIKRASHRIMHFGKRMFDDDEDPIKRASHRIMHFGKRMFDDDDDPMKRASHRIMHFGKRTFDDEDPMKRASHRIMHFGKRLLDEDPDKRASHRIMHFGKRTFDDEDLMKRAPHRIMHFGKRTYDEEDPVKRSSDGVMDFGMGTLNEDNSEKRASHKIMHFGKRQDDEATVQRRKRSVEDEATLQRMVSELIGFDKRQPGGILSPPLQLPHAYVAAHVYRSAIPRMLSRPSRSDRFFPALLGHDASRPRAQTRNVFLHFG